Within Microbacterium oryzae, the genomic segment GCTCGGCGTGCTCGATCGCGTGCCCGAGCGTGTGGCCGTAGTTGAGCGTCTCCCGGACGCCCGATTCGCGGAAGTCCTCTCCCACCACGTCGGCCTTCATGCGGATGGCCAGCTCGATGCAGCGGCGGAACTCGGGAGTGGTCGGATCGGTCGCCCGCGCCGGATCGGCCTCGACGATCTCGAGGATCTCCGGGTACCGGATGAACCCCGCCTTCACGACCTCGGCGAAGCCCGCGACCGCCTCGTTCTCCGGCAGCGTGGCGAGCAGGTCGAGGTCGCAGAGCACCGCCCGCGGCGCCCAGAAGGCCCCCACGAGGTTCTTCCCCTCCGCCGTGTTGATGCCGGTCTTCCCGCCGATCGCGGCGTCGACCATGCCGAGGACGGTGGTGGGGATCTGCACGACGTCGACGCCGCGCAGCCAGGTCGCCGCGACGAAGCCGGCGAGGTCGGTCACCGCGCCGCCGCCGAGTCCCACGACGGCGTCGGTGCGGGTGAAGTCGGCCTGGCCCATGATCTGCCAGCAGAAGGCCGCCACCTCGACCCGCTTGGCCTGCTCGGCGTCGGGCACCTCGGCGAGGAGGATCTCGCGCCCGCCCGACTCGACGAGCTCCGTGCGCAGCTGCTCGGCGCGTGCGCCGAGCGACGGCTGGTGCACGATGAGCACCTTCGTCGCGGCGGGCGGCAGCGCGTCGGCGAGACGCGCCAGGGCGCCACTGCCGACGATGACGTCGTAGCCGGGGGTCCCCGCCACGCTGATGACGGTGTCGCTCATGTGTCCTCCTCGGTGCGCGCGGTGCGCGCGCTCGGCTCGTGGTCTGCCGGCCCTTCGCCGCGCACCCATGCGACGATGCGGTCGACCGCGCCCTGGGTGGGCCCGCGTGACGTGTCGAAGACGGCGTCGGCGACCTCGGCGTACAGCGGTGCGCGCGCGTCGCGGATGCGCTTCCACTCCGCGACCGGGTCGGTGCCGCCGTTCAGCAGCGGCCGCTTCTGGCCGCGGATGCGATGGGCGATGGCGGTCTCGTCGACGTCCAGCAGCACCACGCGGTGCGCGCGCAGCAGTGCGCGCGTCTCCGGGGCGAGCACGGCGCCGCCGCCCAGGGCGACGACCCCCGGTCGCTCGACCGCGGTCCGCACCGCGTCGCGCTCGAGCGCGCGGAAGCGCTCCTCGCCGTCGCGGACGAAGATGTCGGCGATGGGGCCGTGCGCGCGGACGATCTCGGCGTCGGTGTCGGTGAACGGCAGGGCGAGGGCGCGCGCGACGCGTCGGCCGATGCTGGTCTTGCCCGCCCCCATCGGCCCGACGAGGACGACCGCGCCGACGCCGTCAGCGGGCGACGTCATGCGCGAGCGCTGCGGTCCGCTGCGTCTCGGGGATGGCCGCGAGGTAGCCCTCGAGGTTGCGGCGGGTCTCCGCGATGCTGTCGCCGCCGAACTTCTCCAGGACGACCTCGGCCAGGACGATCGCGACCATGGCCTCGGCGACCACGCCCGCCGCCGGCACCGCGCAGACGTCGGAGCGCTGGTGGTGGGCGGAGGCGGTGTCGCCGGTGGCGACGTCGACAGTCTGCAGGGCGCGGGGCACGGTCGCGATGGGCTTCATCCCCGCGCGCACGCGCAGGACGGTCCCCGTGGACATCCCGCCCTCGGTGCCGCCCGCGCGGTCCGATCCGCGTGCGATGCCGTCGTCGCCTGCGAAGAGCTCGTCGTGGGCGGCGGAGCCGCGGCGCCGGGTGGTCTCGAAGCCGTCGCCGACCTCGACCCCCTTGATGGCCTGGATGCTCATGAGCGCCTGCGCGAGCTTCGCGTCGAGGCGGCGGTCCCACTGCACGTGCGAGCCGAGCCCCGGCGGGAGGCCGTACGCGAGCACCTCGACGATGCCGCCGAGGGTGTCGCCGTCCTTCTTCGCCGCGTCGACCTCGGCCACCATGCGCTCGCTCGTCGCCGGGTGGAAGCACCGCAGCGGGTCGGCGTCGAGCGCGGCGACGTCCGCCGGTGCGGGCAGCGCGGCGTCATCCGGCACCCGGACGGGGCCGATGGAGAGCGTGTGGCTCACGAGGCCGATGCCGAGCTCGGCGAGGAAGCAGCGCGCGACGGCGCCGAGCGCGACGCGGGCGGCGGTCTCCCGCGCGCTCGCGCGCTCGAGGATCGGGCGCGCCTCGTCGAAGCCGTACTTCTGCATGCCCACGAGGTCGGCGTGGCCCGGCCGCGGCCGGGTCAGCGGGGCGCCGCGGCCGCGCGACTTGTCGCTGAGCTCGACCGGCTCGGCGCTCATGACCTCGGTCCACTTCGGCCACTCGGTGTTGCCGATCCGCAGCGCGACGGGGCTGCCCATGCTGAGTCCGTGGCGGATGCCGCCGGAGATCGACAGCTCGTCCTGCTCGAACTTCATCCGCGAGCCGCGCCCGTAGCCGAGCTTTCGACGCTGCAGGTCGGCCTGGATGGCCGCGGCCGTGACGGGGACGCCCGCGGGCAGTCCCTCCATGATGGCGATGAGTTCTGGGCCGTGAGATTCGCCGGCCGTGAGCACGCGGAGCATGGCGACTAGTCTCCCATGAGCGCGGAGCGCATCGCGGCCACCACCGCCGCCTCGTCGGGCAGCTCGGCCTCGACGTCGCCCGCGACGAACACGCGCACCTGCAGCACGGCCTGATGGAGCAGCATCCCGAGGCCCGAGTGCGCGGCGCCCGCGGGCCACGCCGCGGCGAGGGCCGAGGGCCAGGGCGCGTAGGCGGCGTCGAACAGCGTGCCGCCGGCTGCCGACAGGGCCTCGGCGTGCGCGGAGGGAAGCGCGGTGCCGCCCGGCAGGGTGGCCACGGTGAGGTCGACAGCGGTGTGCGCGGCGTCGAAGGACGCAGCGACGACCGCGATGCCTGCGCGCTCTCCGATCGCGACGAGCGGGGCGACGGCCCCCGGCCGACGCGCGACGACCTCGACCCGCTCCGCGCCCATCTCGCCGAGTGCGACGAGGGCCGAGGCGGCGGTGGCGCCCGCGCCCACGATGCGAGCGGTCGCGACAGCGGCGACGCCGAGCTCGTCCAGCGCGCGCACGATGCCGCCGACGTCGGTGTTGTACCCGTCCGGTGCGGCGAGCCGCTCGCCGTCCGCGCCGAAGGAGAGCGTGTTGACCGCTCCGGTGAGCTCCGCTCGGCGGCAGCGCCGGCCCGCCGCGCGGAACGCGCGGGCTTTGAGCGGCATGGTGACCGCGAGTCCGCGCCATCGGGCGTCGAGGGACGCGAGCGCGTCGGAGAACTCTCCCTCGCCGACGCGCCGCCGCTCGAAGGCCCAGTCGAGGCCCAGAGCGCGATACGCGGCGCCGTGCAGCTGCGGGGATCGGCTGTGTGCGATGGGGTCGCCCCACACCTCCAGACGGATGTCACTCACAGTAGACGGCGTTCTCCTCGCTCGCGCGGCACCATTCCTGCAGGCGGGCGACGGCCGCCTCGTGCTCCTGGAGGGTGCTGGAGAACACCGTCTCCCCCGTCTCGAGGTTCACGGGCACGAAGTAGAGCCAGTCGCCGTCGGCCGGCGAGATCGCCGCGGCGATCGCCGCCTCGCCGGGCAGGCCGATCGGGCCGACCGGCATGCCCTCGTGCACGTACGTGTTGTACGGGTTGGCGGCGTCGGCGCGCTGCTCGTCGGTCGTCCACACCGTGTGCGTGCTGTCCGCCCCATACGCGACGGTCGCGTCGGACTGCAGGAGCATCCCCTCGTCCACGCGGTTGGCGAACACGCGCGCGATCTTCGGCATGTCGGCCTCGCCGCCGGACTCGCGCTGGACGAGAGCGGCCATCGTGAGGATCTCGAAGCGGTTCTCCGGCGCCACGCCCTGCGCGTCGAGGCGCTCGAACATCTCGTCGACGAGCTGCTGGATCACGTCGTCTGCGGTCGCGTCGGGATCGAACGTGTAGGTCGCCGGGAACAGGAAGCCCTCGATGCTCGGCGCCTCCGCCGGCACGCCGAACCGCGTGTAGTCATCCGCGGCGGCCTGCAGGTCCTCCAGCGGGATGTCGGTGACCTCGGCGATGTTCGCCAGCGCGTCGGCGGCGAAGCTGCCCTCGGTGATGAGCACCGTGTTCTCGAGGCGCGACGCCGGGTCCTGGAGCGCGGCCAGAGCGGCCGCCGAGGTCATCTTCTGCTGCAGCCGGTAGACGCCGGGCTGCAGCCCGCCGTCGTCGTCGATCTCGATGAGGTGGCGGTAGAAGGAGTCCTCCTCGAGGGTGACGCCCGCATCGTGCAGCGTCTTCGAGATCGCCTGCCCGGTGTCGCCCTCGGCGATGGTCACCGTCGCCTCGCCGGTGGCCTCGCCCTCCTCGTAGTCGTGCGGGCCGTCCCAGCCGAGCGCCTCGGAGATGCGCTCTCCGTACGTGTTCCACGCCCACAGGGCGCCGGCGCCGGCCCCCGCCAGAAGCGCGAGCACGATGATCCCGGCGATGAGGCAGCCGGCGCGGCTCGTCCGGCGCTTGGCGGGCCGGTGCTCGTTCTCCGGCGTGAAGAGATCCTCGAGGCCCGCCGGACGGTGCTCGGGAACGGCCTGCGCCGCGGGCCGCTCGGCTGCGGGCTGCCCGGGCCGGGCCGCGCTCGCCACTTCGTGAGCGGCGGCGCTCGGCAGCTTCCGTCGGGCCTCCGCGGCGAGCTCCTGCTCGCGGCGCTCGCGGCGGGTGAGCTCGCGCTCGTCGGGATTCGAGGGATCGGACATGCGTGTGCCTTACTCCAAACCGGTGCCGACGAGGATGCCGGGCGCGGCCCCCGTCTGCTTCTCCGTGTCGACGGCGTGCTGCAGCAGCACGACCGCGGCGACCTGATCGACGATGCCGCGCGACCCCTTCTGCGACCGCCCGGACTGGCGCAGCGCCGCGTGCGCGCTCACCGTGCTGAGCCGCTCGTCGACCATGCGCACGGGCGCCGACTGCGCACGCGTGAGCTCGTCGGCGAAGTCCCGCGCGTCCTGGGTGGACGGCGTGTCGTCGCCGCGCATGTTGAGCGGCAGGCCCACGACGAGCTCCAGCGGCTCGTGCGCGGCGGCCAGCTCGACGATGCGCGCGATCGATCGCTCATCGCGCGGCACCGTCTCCACCGGGACGGCGAGCATGCCGTCGCGGTCGCACCGCGCGACGCCGACCCGGGCCTTGCCCACGTCGACGCCGAGGCGCACACCGCGGCGGAAGCCGGTCATGCAGCCGCCAGGCCGGTGCGGATGGCCGCGAGCGCGGCGGGCACGGCGGTCGCGTCGGTGCCGCCGCCCTGCGCCATGTCGTCGCGCCCGCCGCCGCCACCGCCGAGGGCCGACGCCGCGGCCTTCGCGAGGGCGCCGGCCTTCGCGCCGGCGCCGCGTGCGGCCTCGTTCGTCGCGACGATCACCACGGGGCGCCCCGCCACCTCGCCCGCGAGGGCGACGACGGCCGCGTCGGACCCGAGCCGCTCGCGCACCTGCGTGACGAGCGCGCGGACGTCGTCCTGCGATCCGACCGCACCGAGCGATTCCGCGACGAGGCGCACCGCGCCTACCCGCGCCGCACTCTCGGCGAGGGCCGGCACGCGCTCGGCCAGCGCCTTGGCCTCGTACTGCGCGATGCGCTTCTCCGCGGCCTTGAGGCTCGCCGCCAGCTCGGCGACGCGGGTGGGGAGCTGCTCGCGCGGGGTCTTCAGCGCCGCGGTGAGCTCGTTCACGAGCGCGCGCTCCGCGGTCAGCTCGCGGAAGGCGTCGAGACCTACGAGGGCCTCCACACGGCGGTTCGACGCGCCGACCGACGACTCGCCGGTGATGGAGATCAGCCCGATCTCGGCCGAGGTCGACACGTGGGTGCCGCCGCAGAGCTCGCGCGACCACGGCCCGCCGATGTCGACCATCCGCACGCGGTCGCCGTACTTCTCGCCGAACAGGGCCATCGCGCCGGCGGCCTTCGCCTCCTCGAGCGTCAGCACGCGCGTGGTGACCTCGAGGTTGT encodes:
- the aroB gene encoding 3-dehydroquinate synthase, whose product is MSDTVISVAGTPGYDVIVGSGALARLADALPPAATKVLIVHQPSLGARAEQLRTELVESGGREILLAEVPDAEQAKRVEVAAFCWQIMGQADFTRTDAVVGLGGGAVTDLAGFVAATWLRGVDVVQIPTTVLGMVDAAIGGKTGINTAEGKNLVGAFWAPRAVLCDLDLLATLPENEAVAGFAEVVKAGFIRYPEILEIVEADPARATDPTTPEFRRCIELAIRMKADVVGEDFRESGVRETLNYGHTLGHAIEHAERYRWRHGAAVSIGMMYAAELSRLAGRLPDAAVDRHRAILTSLGLPTTYRTGAWQQLLATMQRDKKARAGMLRFVLLDDIGKPTLAQAPDESLLFAAYQEIAEESAGRIISTGGA
- a CDS encoding shikimate kinase; this encodes MTSPADGVGAVVLVGPMGAGKTSIGRRVARALALPFTDTDAEIVRAHGPIADIFVRDGEERFRALERDAVRTAVERPGVVALGGGAVLAPETRALLRAHRVVLLDVDETAIAHRIRGQKRPLLNGGTDPVAEWKRIRDARAPLYAEVADAVFDTSRGPTQGAVDRIVAWVRGEGPADHEPSARTARTEEDT
- the aroC gene encoding chorismate synthase, encoding MLRVLTAGESHGPELIAIMEGLPAGVPVTAAAIQADLQRRKLGYGRGSRMKFEQDELSISGGIRHGLSMGSPVALRIGNTEWPKWTEVMSAEPVELSDKSRGRGAPLTRPRPGHADLVGMQKYGFDEARPILERASARETAARVALGAVARCFLAELGIGLVSHTLSIGPVRVPDDAALPAPADVAALDADPLRCFHPATSERMVAEVDAAKKDGDTLGGIVEVLAYGLPPGLGSHVQWDRRLDAKLAQALMSIQAIKGVEVGDGFETTRRRGSAAHDELFAGDDGIARGSDRAGGTEGGMSTGTVLRVRAGMKPIATVPRALQTVDVATGDTASAHHQRSDVCAVPAAGVVAEAMVAIVLAEVVLEKFGGDSIAETRRNLEGYLAAIPETQRTAALAHDVAR
- a CDS encoding shikimate dehydrogenase family protein, yielding MSDIRLEVWGDPIAHSRSPQLHGAAYRALGLDWAFERRRVGEGEFSDALASLDARWRGLAVTMPLKARAFRAAGRRCRRAELTGAVNTLSFGADGERLAAPDGYNTDVGGIVRALDELGVAAVATARIVGAGATAASALVALGEMGAERVEVVARRPGAVAPLVAIGERAGIAVVAASFDAAHTAVDLTVATLPGGTALPSAHAEALSAAGGTLFDAAYAPWPSALAAAWPAGAAHSGLGMLLHQAVLQVRVFVAGDVEAELPDEAAVVAAMRSALMGD
- the mltG gene encoding endolytic transglycosylase MltG; this translates as MSDPSNPDERELTRRERREQELAAEARRKLPSAAAHEVASAARPGQPAAERPAAQAVPEHRPAGLEDLFTPENEHRPAKRRTSRAGCLIAGIIVLALLAGAGAGALWAWNTYGERISEALGWDGPHDYEEGEATGEATVTIAEGDTGQAISKTLHDAGVTLEEDSFYRHLIEIDDDGGLQPGVYRLQQKMTSAAALAALQDPASRLENTVLITEGSFAADALANIAEVTDIPLEDLQAAADDYTRFGVPAEAPSIEGFLFPATYTFDPDATADDVIQQLVDEMFERLDAQGVAPENRFEILTMAALVQRESGGEADMPKIARVFANRVDEGMLLQSDATVAYGADSTHTVWTTDEQRADAANPYNTYVHEGMPVGPIGLPGEAAIAAAISPADGDWLYFVPVNLETGETVFSSTLQEHEAAVARLQEWCRASEENAVYCE
- the ruvX gene encoding Holliday junction resolvase RuvX → MTGFRRGVRLGVDVGKARVGVARCDRDGMLAVPVETVPRDERSIARIVELAAAHEPLELVVGLPLNMRGDDTPSTQDARDFADELTRAQSAPVRMVDERLSTVSAHAALRQSGRSQKGSRGIVDQVAAVVLLQHAVDTEKQTGAAPGILVGTGLE